In Streptomyces sp. TLI_146, the genomic stretch CACGGTGACCTGGAAGTCGCTGAGGACCTCCAGGAGCAGCCCCTCGACCTCCACGTCCGCCTTGTCCATCTCGTCGATGAGCAGGACCTTCGGGTCGCCGCCGCGGATGGCCGTGAGCAGCGGGCGGGAGAGCAGGAACTCCTCGCCGAAGATGTCCGTGCGGGTCTCGTCCCACGACTCGTCGCGGCCCGCGGTGATCCGCAGCAGCTGCTTGGCGTGGTTCCACTCGTACAGCGCGCGGGACTCGTCGACACCCTCGTAGCACTGGAGCCGGATGAGCTCGGCGTCCGCGACCTGGGCGACCGCCTTGGCCAGCTCCGTCTTGCCGACGCCCGCCGGGCCCTCGACGAGCAGCGGCTTGCCGAGCCGGTCGGCGAGGAAGACGGTGGTGGCGACGGCTTGGGAGGCCAGATAGCCGGTCTCGGCGAGGCGCGCGGAGACATCGTCCACGGACGTGAAGTACCCGGTCGTCATGGGGCGTTCTCCTGGTCTCCCGCTCGGCACAGCGGCTTCGCGGCGCGCTCGTACGTGATGTCGTACGTACTTGATCAGCTCCCCGGGCCGGTCCACAACGGGCGGGCGCGGTTTGCGGCGAAGGTCACGGCCGCCGGGGCAGGGCACGTCAGCGGGTGGCGCGGCGCGTGGTGAGCAGCAGCGCGATGTCGTCCGGGCGGTCGGTGGCCTGGCGGGCCTCCTCGATGAGCAGGTCCGCGGTGCCGCCCAGGGAGGGGCCG encodes the following:
- a CDS encoding MoxR family ATPase is translated as MTTGYFTSVDDVSARLAETGYLASQAVATTVFLADRLGKPLLVEGPAGVGKTELAKAVAQVADAELIRLQCYEGVDESRALYEWNHAKQLLRITAGRDESWDETRTDIFGEEFLLSRPLLTAIRGGDPKVLLIDEMDKADVEVEGLLLEVLSDFQVTVPELGTITATRRPFVVLTSNASRELSEALRRRCLFLHIGFPEEELERRIVRMKVPGLDEALAASVVRVVGALRAMDLRKVPSVSETVDWARTLLALGAGTLDENVVRDSLGVLLKHQDDMLKAAAKLDLDAV